In one window of Penaeus monodon isolate SGIC_2016 chromosome 36, NSTDA_Pmon_1, whole genome shotgun sequence DNA:
- the LOC119595651 gene encoding beta-1,4-glucuronyltransferase 1-like isoform X1 — translation MASLKAGPRPISNEQQCTGLHTTPGYTPMVMTKKFLVLNMAIVLVNAAIGLFINMAIFSGPVGVRERFVVLPEDVAPNEAPILEYATEDPTANGTEPRDAIGCQKSPESRFASFDSSRGFVDKSRMFKTHPFFIPGDRWENTTSSWKVCMSLQTSVDLLFWLSRQVEMWTGPISVAVFTPDADYTVALRMIKYLKTCNPEGMSSVSFHVAYPKNHPPRYIREEDDVVKEYNCDAPETVNKELLRELRSEELQRMIQNSRYPQNLLRNVAREGCPSDFAFTPDIDMIPISRMADDLNAFLATSGEAQCNKCAFVIPTYEIHTAVTTNPKDKVELRKLIIEKRAQRFHIKSFAPNQANSNLGKWERTAITPKLQVLYNITTWRSYWEPIYVTKANVPSFDERFVGYGFTRNTQVYEMHVADYTWHMLSNVFLCHRGFQTVKTHSKVRRAQIRENGKKYQAFRMELYARYGKEAANYEPKKKAGNKTKADKNKKNVIKMKTKKQTK, via the exons atggcgagtctcaaggcaggccctcggcccatctctaatgaGCAGCAATGCACGGGCCTGcacactacaccagggtatactccc ATGGTAATGACGAAGAAATTCCTGGTTCTGAACATGGCCATCGTTCTGGTCAACGCCGCCATCGGCCTCTTTATCAACATGGCCATATTTTCTGGCCCCGTCGGCGTCCGGGAGCGCTTTGTCGTCCTGCCTGAGGATGTTGCACCGAACGAAGCACCG ATCCTGGAATACGCCACAGAGGACCCGACAGCGAACGGCACAGAGCCAAGGGACGCCATCGGGTGCCAGAAATCCCCTGAATCCCGCTTCGCTTCCTTTGACTCGAGTCGCGGCTTCGTGGACAAGTCTCGAATGTTCAAGACTCATCCGTTCTTCATTCCGGGAGACCGTTGGGAGAACACCACTTCGTCCTGGAAGGTGTGCATGTCCCTCCAGACGTCGGTGGACCTCCTCTTCTGGCTGAGCAGGCAGGTGGAGATGTGGACGGGCCCGATCTCCGTCGCGGTCTTCACCCCTGACGCGGATTACACCGTCGCGCTAAGAATGATCAAGTACCTTAAGACGTGTAACCCCGAGGGCATGAGCAGCGTAAGCTTCCACGTGGCGTACCCGAAGAATCACCCGCCGAGGTACATACGCGAGGAGGACGACGTTGTGAAGGAGTACAACTGCGACGCTCCGGAGACGGTTAACAAGGAGCTGCTGCGAGAACTGCGATCGGAAGAGCTGCAGCGGATGATCCAGAACTCACGCTACCCCCAAAACCTCCTGAGGAACGTCGCCAGAGAGGGGTGTCCCAGCGACTTCGCCTTCACTCCGGACATCGACATGATCCCCATCTCCCGCATGGCTGACGACCTCAACGCGTTCCTGGCCACGAGCGGGGAGGCGCAGTGCAACAAGTGTGCCTTTGTCATCCCTACTTACGAAATACACACAGCAGTCACCACCAACCCGAAGGACAAAGTCGAACTCCGTAAGCTGATCATTGAGAAACGAGCCCAGAGGTTCCACATCAAGTCTTTCGCTCCTAATCAAGCCAATTCTAACCTCGGCAAGTGGGAGAGGACAGCAATAACACCCAAATTACAAGTGCTCTACAACATTACCACGTGGAGGAGCTACTGGGAGCCTATTTACGTTACGAAGGCGAACGTGCCTTCCTTCGACGAGCGTTTCGTGGGTTACGGCTTCACCAGGAACACCCAG GTATATGAGATGCACGTAGCAGATTACACGTGGCACATGCTAAGTAACGTGTTTCTGTGCCACCGTGGATTCCAGACCGTCAAGACACACAGTAAAGTCAGAAGAGCGCAGATCAGAGAGAATGGCAAAAAGTAtcag GCTTTCCGAATGGAGCTGTACGCTAGGTATGGCAAAGAAGCGGCCAACTACGAACCCAAGAAAAAAGCAGGCAATAAAACGAAAgcagacaaaaataagaaaaacgtcatcaaaatgaaaacaaaaaaacagacgaaatga
- the LOC119595651 gene encoding beta-1,4-glucuronyltransferase 1-like isoform X2, with translation MHGPAHYTRMVMTKKFLVLNMAIVLVNAAIGLFINMAIFSGPVGVRERFVVLPEDVAPNEAPILEYATEDPTANGTEPRDAIGCQKSPESRFASFDSSRGFVDKSRMFKTHPFFIPGDRWENTTSSWKVCMSLQTSVDLLFWLSRQVEMWTGPISVAVFTPDADYTVALRMIKYLKTCNPEGMSSVSFHVAYPKNHPPRYIREEDDVVKEYNCDAPETVNKELLRELRSEELQRMIQNSRYPQNLLRNVAREGCPSDFAFTPDIDMIPISRMADDLNAFLATSGEAQCNKCAFVIPTYEIHTAVTTNPKDKVELRKLIIEKRAQRFHIKSFAPNQANSNLGKWERTAITPKLQVLYNITTWRSYWEPIYVTKANVPSFDERFVGYGFTRNTQVYEMHVADYTWHMLSNVFLCHRGFQTVKTHSKVRRAQIRENGKKYQAFRMELYARYGKEAANYEPKKKAGNKTKADKNKKNVIKMKTKKQTK, from the exons ATGCACGGGCCTGcacactacaccagg ATGGTAATGACGAAGAAATTCCTGGTTCTGAACATGGCCATCGTTCTGGTCAACGCCGCCATCGGCCTCTTTATCAACATGGCCATATTTTCTGGCCCCGTCGGCGTCCGGGAGCGCTTTGTCGTCCTGCCTGAGGATGTTGCACCGAACGAAGCACCG ATCCTGGAATACGCCACAGAGGACCCGACAGCGAACGGCACAGAGCCAAGGGACGCCATCGGGTGCCAGAAATCCCCTGAATCCCGCTTCGCTTCCTTTGACTCGAGTCGCGGCTTCGTGGACAAGTCTCGAATGTTCAAGACTCATCCGTTCTTCATTCCGGGAGACCGTTGGGAGAACACCACTTCGTCCTGGAAGGTGTGCATGTCCCTCCAGACGTCGGTGGACCTCCTCTTCTGGCTGAGCAGGCAGGTGGAGATGTGGACGGGCCCGATCTCCGTCGCGGTCTTCACCCCTGACGCGGATTACACCGTCGCGCTAAGAATGATCAAGTACCTTAAGACGTGTAACCCCGAGGGCATGAGCAGCGTAAGCTTCCACGTGGCGTACCCGAAGAATCACCCGCCGAGGTACATACGCGAGGAGGACGACGTTGTGAAGGAGTACAACTGCGACGCTCCGGAGACGGTTAACAAGGAGCTGCTGCGAGAACTGCGATCGGAAGAGCTGCAGCGGATGATCCAGAACTCACGCTACCCCCAAAACCTCCTGAGGAACGTCGCCAGAGAGGGGTGTCCCAGCGACTTCGCCTTCACTCCGGACATCGACATGATCCCCATCTCCCGCATGGCTGACGACCTCAACGCGTTCCTGGCCACGAGCGGGGAGGCGCAGTGCAACAAGTGTGCCTTTGTCATCCCTACTTACGAAATACACACAGCAGTCACCACCAACCCGAAGGACAAAGTCGAACTCCGTAAGCTGATCATTGAGAAACGAGCCCAGAGGTTCCACATCAAGTCTTTCGCTCCTAATCAAGCCAATTCTAACCTCGGCAAGTGGGAGAGGACAGCAATAACACCCAAATTACAAGTGCTCTACAACATTACCACGTGGAGGAGCTACTGGGAGCCTATTTACGTTACGAAGGCGAACGTGCCTTCCTTCGACGAGCGTTTCGTGGGTTACGGCTTCACCAGGAACACCCAG GTATATGAGATGCACGTAGCAGATTACACGTGGCACATGCTAAGTAACGTGTTTCTGTGCCACCGTGGATTCCAGACCGTCAAGACACACAGTAAAGTCAGAAGAGCGCAGATCAGAGAGAATGGCAAAAAGTAtcag GCTTTCCGAATGGAGCTGTACGCTAGGTATGGCAAAGAAGCGGCCAACTACGAACCCAAGAAAAAAGCAGGCAATAAAACGAAAgcagacaaaaataagaaaaacgtcatcaaaatgaaaacaaaaaaacagacgaaatga